The Fimbriimonadaceae bacterium nucleotide sequence ATCCTTCCGACATCATCCATGCCGTAAAGTGCGGGATAGACATGTTTGATTGCGTTTTACCCACTCGCCTAGCGAGGCACCACACCCTTTACACGCTTCAAGGTCGCGTTAACGCCGCCGCCCTGGAGTGGCGTGAAGTGAGCGGACCCCATGACGAAGAGTCGGTATTCCCACAAACTTCTCGGTATTCAGCGGCATATATCCGGCACTTGTTTAAGTCCGGCGAGTTTCTTGGACTTCGTTTGGCGACTCTGCACAACCTCGCCTTTTTTGGTCGACTCATGCGGGAGATCCGCCAGGCGATCCAAGACGACACGTGGCCACAGCTCGAGGCAAGATACGCGCGCGCTTAGAACTGAGGCTCGGTGAAGTAACGCTGCGGGACGCGACCATTTTCAAACAGAATTCCCTCTGATTCCAACAGCCTTCGTTGTTCGATAGCCAAGCGCGGATCTGCCTTGCTAATCGGCAAAACCCCACTTTGAGAGACGACTCGCCACCACGGAATCTCTGCGGTAACGCGCCGGATCATCCTTCCCACCATCCAACCGCTCGCTGGATGACAAAGGGACGCACCGAGGGTGCCATAACTGACGACCTGGCCCGGAGGCACTTTCTTGATTAAGCTCTCCAACTCGGCGAGTACGGTCTGCTGGTCCATCACTCTAGGTCTGTTGACCAAGCTTCGCGCAATTGGTCGAAACTCAGCGATCGCACATGCATGTCCCCAAAGAGTGTGTTATATCGGAAACGCGTCACTTTCCCTTCATATCCACCGTAGAAGTCAGACCGGGTCACGGGGCCGCCATCGCCATGCCAGTGACCAAAGGCGTCGAACAACACGTTGACGTTCGAAGGGAGTTTGAAACGCGTAGAACTAAAGTATTTGAAGGCGATTTCAGTCCGGAAGAAGTAGCTCGTTTTATAGCCAGAATACATGGTCGGCGCCGTCTTGAACTCGACGTCAGGCTGGTCGTCCATAAGTTCCGATCCAGAGTCCGCGGGACAGCGGAACACTTCCGCACTCTTCACGTAAGGCTGGAGCGCCTCGTGCAGCATCGGCATGTCGGGGATACGCGCTTGAAAATCAGGAAACTCTGACCAAATTTCTGGACGAAACTTATCGACGGGATCGACCGCGCTTGGGAAAATGTCGTCGAAATCCTGCATATAGAGCGAGATCGCACCACCGATTTGCTTGAGGTTGCTGATGCAAGCCGTCTTTTTAGCGGAAGCCTTTGCCCGTGCGAACACAGGAAAAATGATCCCGGCCAGGATGGCAATAATGGCAATCACGACCAGAAGCTCAATCAGCGTAAACGCACGTTTCACGATAAACCTTTTACGCCGGGGACCCTCCCCAGGTTTCCCCAAGGGAACCGCGAGGCGCACAGGAAAGTTATACACGAGAGGTCGGGACGGCACAGGTGCAGGGCACGGAGCCCTGGTACCTTAACGTGCTCGGTATGACCGTCGCCATGCGGCAAAATTCTTTCGTCCAAGCGGCAAAGGGGACCCTCTACGTCACGTTCCTGGTCGCGGCACTCGTGGCCGGCTCTCTTTTCGGATGGCTGGGCCGCAGCAGCATCATGGCCGAAGCTCTTCGGCAAAAGGCCTACGGGACAAAGCCGCAAGAAGTTTTCCGAAACGACCTGAAATCCGACCGCCAATACCTCAATGTGTTGGTCTTGGGTTGCGACGAAGACTACGTTTACGGGGGCATTGGGGTCACTCGCCACGCCTCGCGTTCCGATATGATGCTTGTCGCGAAGCTGGATTTTGAGAACAACAAGATTTCCGGTGTTTCGATCCCGCGCGACACGCTTGTGCAATTGCCCGGTTATGAGACCCATAAGATCAACGCCTACCACAAGTATGGCTACGACGAGGGCGGACCCGAGAAGGCAAAGGCTTTGGCACAGCAAGCGACCGAGCAAGTCTTGAACATCAAAGTTGACCGCGTCGTCGTCATAAACTTTAACGCGTTCAAAGACATTGTGGACATGCTGGGTGGAGTCGACGTGTACGTCCCCAAAAACATGCACTATGAAGACAAGGCTGGTGGCCTCTATATCGATCTTAAGAAGGGTCGCCAAACCTTGAACGGCTATCAGGCCATGGGATACGTCC carries:
- a CDS encoding MGMT family protein, with amino-acid sequence MDQQTVLAELESLIKKVPPGQVVSYGTLGASLCHPASGWMVGRMIRRVTAEIPWWRVVSQSGVLPISKADPRLAIEQRRLLESEGILFENGRVPQRYFTEPQF
- a CDS encoding prepilin-type N-terminal cleavage/methylation domain-containing protein; this encodes MKRAFTLIELLVVIAIIAILAGIIFPVFARAKASAKKTACISNLKQIGGAISLYMQDFDDIFPSAVDPVDKFRPEIWSEFPDFQARIPDMPMLHEALQPYVKSAEVFRCPADSGSELMDDQPDVEFKTAPTMYSGYKTSYFFRTEIAFKYFSSTRFKLPSNVNVLFDAFGHWHGDGGPVTRSDFYGGYEGKVTRFRYNTLFGDMHVRSLSFDQLREAWSTDLE
- a CDS encoding LCP family protein is translated as MTVAMRQNSFVQAAKGTLYVTFLVAALVAGSLFGWLGRSSIMAEALRQKAYGTKPQEVFRNDLKSDRQYLNVLVLGCDEDYVYGGIGVTRHASRSDMMLVAKLDFENNKISGVSIPRDTLVQLPGYETHKINAYHKYGYDEGGPEKAKALAQQATEQVLNIKVDRVVVINFNAFKDIVDMLGGVDVYVPKNMHYEDKAGGLYIDLKKGRQTLNGYQAMGYVRFRKADSDLERQKRQKDFIMAIRSKAVRRWQVSPELIDKSIELMGGTFTPAEVASLALFGQSVGADNIKFDMVPVKEAGRGSLRVDQPALDKLLRDTGFKGPDPS